Proteins encoded within one genomic window of Zavarzinella sp.:
- a CDS encoding protein kinase → MSTKPKAPMLQELGEYDIISKIAEGGMGAVYKGKHRTTQEIVAIKVLPSVTAQNPVLVKRFEQEFRTAKALNHPNVVRAIAYCGNPPTPYLVMEFVDGVSLGAMVDRDGPMKEKDALRIIAQVCQGLHRAHKQKLIHRDVKPDNVLVNREGLAKLTDMGLVKDIDNEVNLTKTGRGLGTPNYMAPEQFRNAKNVDVRCDVYSAAATLYTMVTGEIPFGKVSPLDCWMKKIRNELTAPRDLNPALSERVDWAIRRAMSADPDKRPASCKEFIEDLTGTSIRPQSKGGTQESQNDIFYLSYQDETGEAHTVKGSPDGIRRAIQEGILGDIRLIRAGRSKSGPFAGLESYAEFRDLVIEPAPMNIPGMKPIGSAHSAPPPAQTASPTYDYAPTTAHPVSAYDEPTTAYQPQSTQKPFFNLTPKQTSEQEISTQSSWWVWVLIVGLGILIAVGTVVLLPMLKG, encoded by the coding sequence ATGTCTACCAAGCCGAAAGCTCCGATGCTGCAGGAGTTGGGCGAATACGATATTATTTCGAAAATCGCCGAAGGGGGCATGGGGGCGGTATACAAAGGGAAGCACCGCACCACACAGGAAATTGTGGCAATCAAGGTGCTTCCTTCCGTTACTGCCCAGAATCCCGTGCTGGTGAAACGCTTTGAACAGGAATTTCGCACCGCCAAAGCTCTGAACCACCCAAATGTGGTCCGTGCAATCGCATATTGCGGCAATCCTCCCACCCCATATCTGGTGATGGAATTCGTTGATGGTGTTTCATTGGGTGCGATGGTCGACCGCGATGGACCCATGAAGGAAAAAGACGCCCTGCGGATTATTGCCCAGGTTTGCCAGGGACTGCACCGTGCCCACAAACAGAAACTGATTCACCGCGATGTGAAGCCGGACAACGTGCTGGTCAATCGGGAAGGACTCGCCAAGCTGACTGATATGGGCCTGGTGAAAGACATCGATAATGAAGTAAATCTCACAAAAACAGGCCGTGGGCTGGGCACCCCAAATTACATGGCACCGGAACAATTCCGCAACGCCAAGAACGTTGATGTGCGGTGCGACGTCTATTCTGCGGCAGCCACACTGTACACCATGGTTACAGGTGAAATTCCGTTTGGAAAAGTCAGTCCGCTGGATTGCTGGATGAAAAAAATCCGGAATGAACTGACAGCACCGCGTGATTTGAATCCCGCATTATCCGAACGGGTGGACTGGGCCATTCGTCGGGCGATGAGTGCCGATCCAGACAAACGACCCGCATCATGCAAAGAATTTATCGAAGATTTAACTGGCACCAGCATTCGCCCACAGTCGAAGGGGGGCACCCAGGAAAGCCAGAACGACATTTTCTATCTTTCCTACCAGGATGAAACAGGCGAAGCACACACCGTGAAAGGGTCTCCAGATGGGATTCGCAGAGCGATCCAGGAAGGTATTCTGGGAGACATTCGCCTGATCCGTGCGGGACGCTCGAAATCAGGCCCGTTTGCTGGCCTCGAAAGTTACGCAGAATTTCGCGATCTGGTCATCGAACCAGCACCGATGAACATCCCTGGCATGAAACCGATTGGGTCCGCACACTCTGCACCACCACCTGCGCAGACAGCTTCTCCAACGTACGATTATGCTCCTACAACGGCCCACCCTGTCAGTGCGTACGATGAACCCACGACTGCGTATCAGCCCCAAAGCACCCAAAAGCCGTTTTTTAATCTAACACCAAAGCAAACGTCAGAACAAGAAATCTCCACCCAATCCAGTTGGTGGGTTTGGGTGCTGATCGTGGGCCTGGGAATCCTGATTGCAGTTGGCACTGTTGTGCTGCTTCCGATGCTGAAAGGCTGA